In Zonotrichia leucophrys gambelii isolate GWCS_2022_RI unplaced genomic scaffold, RI_Zleu_2.0 Scaffold_490_38000, whole genome shotgun sequence, the genomic stretch ctggcaacaccaagtgcagctgctgcttggcagagctgctgtgccagcactgatctgccgccagctctgcacacagacattgctgctgcagcgcaagagaaggcaacaaaagggcatctctgcagaaaactttgctaGGAGATGCTTTCATTCCTTTAAAGCCTAGCACTTCATTGACACTGTCTGTAgccacagggaaggtggagagaaaaaaaagagaaatggcagaaacaatgacatttatttgtagataatatgaaaaaaagtaaaacaaagaaaaaggactTCCAAAATGTAACCAACAAgaattatgaaaaattaattctattaCATGCAATTTGCAGAAattggccagcagtttaatgtttccgaaaccatccagtcatcattctcctcactgcagccttgagctcctggttcctcaggctgtagatgagggggttcagggttggaggcaccaccgagtacagaactgaaaGGGTCAGATCCAGGGAttgggaggagatggagagaggTTTCAGGTATGTAGAAAATGAGGTGCTTATAAACAGAgagaccacggccaggtgagggaggcaggtggaaaaagCTTTGTgtcgtccctgctcagaggggatcctcatCATgaccctgaagatctgcacatacgagaaaacaatgaacacaaagcaACCAAATAACAGAAAAGCACTACCCATAAGAGGAAAGTGTTCCCTAACGTAGGAATTTGAGCAGGAGATCTTTAGGATCTGAGGGATTTcgcagaagaactggcccagggcattgccatggcacaagggcagggaaaatgtattggctgtgtggAGCAATGAgtagagaaaggcactggcccaggcagctgctgccatgtgggcacaagctctgctgcccaggagggtcccgtagtgcaggggcttgcagatggacacgtagcggtcgtaacacatgatggtcaggaggaaatactctgctgagatgaagaagagaaagaaaaagagctgagcagcacatcctgtgtaggagatggtgctggtgtcccagagggaattgtgcatggctttggggacagtggtgcagatggagcccaggtcagcgagggccaggttgagcaggaagaagaacatgggcgtgtgcaggtggtggccgcaggctacggtgctgatgatgaggccgttgcccaggagggcagccagggagatgcccagcaagaggcagaagtgcaggagctgcagctgccgtgtgtctgccaatgccagcaggaggaagtggctgatggagctgctgttggacatttgctgccTCTGGACATGGGGCCCTGTTCATTGAGAACAGGACAGTGAAGAGTTAGACTTGTAAGCAAAAACATTTCCCATACACCCTCCTCTGTAATACACAGACATGGTCTTCAAATTTTTGAGTTCTGAGGTTTTCTTTATAAACTTCCCCTGTATCTCAACTGTTTCTGTTGGATATCAGAAACCCACAGAATTTTTGCTGCACTCTGGTAGAACAGAGTGAGTTCCCTGAGGCAAGATGATGAGTGGTGACTGAGGGGAGATGGTCTGTCACTTCATTCAGCTTGGAGTTTTTCTGGgctttctgttttctcaaaTGGAGAATGTTCACACTCCCATGTTTTTCTTAGAAAGCCCCAGGTACTGAGAGGAGATGGATCCACATCAGCCCAGTTCCATATTTGTAGCCAAGTACTCACATTGCTTACTTCACCAACCCATCAGCGTTTTCAGTCTCAGaacacctctgcctttccccaacAATCTTATAACTCAGAGATGGTCTAGGACAGGTTTGCACCCTGGATAGAAGCTCCCAGCCTGGACTGAAATCTCAGGGAGATTTCCAAGTGTCCTTATGATGGCATTGGATtgagggagatgcagctccttccctggctgcactgacagcattgcccagaactgggcactggggacagtgtcaccctgagccagctatgccccctgccagagcccccagtgccgggcagctgctcccagccctgtgctctgcagagggaactgggcccggggctgcagagctgccccacggctctgctgcagctctgcctgcacaggaggggctgcacgccttggagccccggccctgagggcagaggctgggctggggcacaggagggagggggcttgttcagagggaggggctgcactggaggggatCCTGTGAAGATCTCTAAAGTCTCCCTGCCacaacatttctgtgttttattttctcttattgcttgatttctctctgcttcctggagaATTTCCTCAGGGAAGGAAACAGGTGTTTCCCTGTTcctgatctctccctgccagtACTCAaagaccccaaatctctgtgcacTTTCCTTGGCCCTACAGAACTCTGCCTGTTTGCAGGGCACTGGCTGGGGGTAGGTTCTGTTTTCAGCTTCGAGAAAggacagctcagactgagcctgaTGGTTAAGAGCAAAGGTGATGCTGGTGCTGTCTATGGGCAGAGTGGCTGAAACCATATTAGGGATCTCCTGTGAACCTATTGATCACTAAAAGGAACAGTTTGGATGTCTCAGGCATTGACAAGATATTAACTAATAATTCATAGTACCTGTAATATTTAACCCTCCCTTCCTGACATTCTCCAATAATAGgaaactgaataaaaaatattaggaaatatCCTATTTGCTATCAAAATCCTTTACTGGTAAATATTCTCTGACTGATCAGAAACCCTCAGCATGTCAGAGCTTCATGAGCATTTTACCTCCCCTGCACCAGAAATGATCAGGGTTGTACTTACagagtctgtaggcattgggatgttccagctttaggagatggctccaggagttGAAGCTGcgttgtcctgcagccagaggttcctgtgccaagggctggcagtgattctgccccaggcacttctcagcaccttcccagccctgactgattgaagctctctgtgcctctgtgctgtgtccagggtggctgcaggcagtgccccagccctgctgggctggcagaagaggtgctcatcaagagaaatgtgcttttgaagctcttcttagttaccaggagctgcctctgtgccaggagcccagcccagctcagcagcacagacacagcagaaggactttaatgagcctctggggctttgtgctcaggccctgaacatcagtccctgagagggagctgaagaaacctctccagaactccaagtcagaatccaactccaaagtttcttggacttttaatgggtcccactgagggacaccactgagaaagtgtccccaggcctcaggcagagcagagaactggaggcagagatgacaggtggggacaaagagaagccaagtcttggtgccctggggcacagcagggtctgtgccaccaagggctgtgaggagacaccttgtcctgaggcactggggcctcctggcacagccccagccaggctgggcactgtcagccccttgtcctgccctcagcatcccccctaGCCCACACCCAGTGGCCTCAAgtatctgctggaaggagtccctggggagcctttgcaggaattgctctgggGTCTCCTTAATGCTCCCAtggactgcaggtttttcaaaggtttttgggcttggcttttgccttggagtctctaATCATGGTCTCAAATTATCTGCTGCATATAATCCCTGCAGAagctttgtcagtaacaacactcagtggggcaGGGCGGCGGGCTCGGGAGGGGTGGAGGTGGGGGGATCTCGGGAGGCTTCCGCttcaaggctgggctggggggccgTGGGGGAGGCACGGAGGGCTGGTGCTCTGCTTTCTTGGGCAACTCCTGCTGCCGAGGCCTCGGGTGAGAGCTGTCAAAGGCGACGgtctctgggctctctgggggagagggagaggcacGCCTTCTCGGCCGAGATGCTGGAGCGGCGGCAGCGCgactgtggagagaggaggtggctgagggCCCAGgtgccagtggcacacagggagcctcctgcacagcagggcccagagctggcaaggctccccagcacggctggagctgctggcacagcttggcccagctgcacagctgcccctcaaggccccggcgagcaggacacagctctgggcaggctccgtGGCCAGGAGTGGGCCCCAGAGCAcctctgcctttcaagggcaatctcgtccctgctctttctcctccccaccgtGCTTTGcctctgtcctgtgtccccggggctgctctgggccaggcagcctcagtgggagccagcactggctgcagccccagcgggcaccccaggacaaggcccagcaattaggaggccaatgaaagctctgagcagcagcaggaccctcAGCACAGTTAGTTGGACAACCATGGACTGGCCACAactccacagcagcatttctgttccCTGAATGTTCTTGACTATGTGCGGCCTATAAAGAAGCTGGAGGGTAGAGATGGGCCAACATTTACCGTTTCTTTCCCTTCCACAACCGGAACCCCGCATAGCACAGTACCATGGAAATTGGCACAGTGAACAGTGTCACTACCGTGCCTATCATGCAGGACCTGCGCACGTCCTGGGGGCAGATAATTCTCGGTGTTTTCCGTGGATTCTGGGCGTTTGTGTCTGACATGCCAAGCACTTCTGTGGGAGCAATGAGGAGCGTCAgcccgtgctgtgctgcactactgagctggcagcacggtggatgCAGGCAGGACGTTCTccgtttcccccagagctggggcctgcaggcaccttgccgccccttggcacaggctgtgccacccaacaaagcccagcaggccgggaggagagcccgggggcagcgcagctgcttgggcagtggctgcttggagggacacgggccaaagccatccctgagcagccactgccagccctggccctccctgccccgtgacagctcccccagccacagggcacagagtcaggccctgtcaggacccagtgcagcccctgcccagtcgggagccaaggctggctctggccctgggctggCGGCAGGGCTCCcgcttggggctgctcctgtgccttgggcctctgggcactcagagccagctccagagcagctgcagagggagcgATGTTGGTGCACGAGTCCTctttccccagggctgtggatgagctccagAGGCTCCtccagctttggctgctgccGGGCTGGGCAAGGGCAGGCCCTGGGGAAAAGAGCTGACGCCACAGAGCCCCACCAAGGGCTGCGCCTGGTGGAGCAATTATCCCCTGTACCTGTGCCCATGTCTGGCATCTTCTCCTTTCCTGCATCAGTGGCTGG encodes the following:
- the LOC135441771 gene encoding olfactory receptor 14C36-like, which gives rise to MSNSSSISHFLLLALADTRQLQLLHFCLLLGISLAALLGNGLIISTVACGHHLHTPMFFFLLNLALADLGSICTTVPKAMHNSLWDTSTISYTGCAAQLFFFLFFISAEYFLLTIMCYDRYVSICKPLHYGTLLGSRACAHMAAAAWASAFLYSLLHTANTFSLPLCHGNALGQFFCEIPQILKISCSNSYVREHFPLMGSAFLLFGCFVFIVFSYVQIFRVMMRIPSEQGRHKAFSTCLPHLAVVSLFISTSFSTYLKPLSISSQSLDLTLSVLYSVVPPTLNPLIYSLRNQELKAAVRRMMTGWFRKH